In the genome of Caenorhabditis elegans chromosome IV, the window GCAGGTGTTTCAGAAACTGTGGAAGTGCTTTCACTCGGTGCAGATGGAGAAGATGGAACAGAAGAGGATGATGGAGCAACAGGCAGTGTAGAAGGTATAGATGGAATAGATGGTGCTGATGGTGAAGATGCAGGTGGAATAGGTGCTTGTGTAACAGACTTAGATTGTTCAACTGGAAAGTATGAAGGTACGGTCACTTCAATATTTTGACCAACAGAGGATGAGTTAGAAGGCGGTTTAACGGAAGCAACTGAGGAAGATTGTGGTAAATTTGAACTTAAATATGAAGGTTGTTCAGCAGATGAAACAGACTCTGTAGAGATTGCCTTTGAAGAAATATACTTGGAAATCATATCAGGAGTCCATAATCGAGCGGATGCCGGTGATAATGTCTCCTCTGGAAGAATTCTAGTGTTTTCCTCTTCTTGTTCTTCAGATGATCCGTCAGTTTCTATGGAAGCAGTTGTTGGGTAATTAGATGAAGCTCTTGAACCAGCAACAACAATTATTGAACTAGTTCCAGGTGGAGTTGGAGAAGAACTTCCAGTTTGGAGTGAACTTggataaattgtttttggagCCAAAGGAGGAGTTATTCCTGGTCGATGAGTAGTTGGTGTTGGACGAGTTTGTTGTGATTGATGACCTGTGGTTGATGGAGCAATATTAGAAGGAACGGTAACCGTGGGTGGGGCAACCGGTGGAGCCAAGGTCTTTGAAGAAATGGCCCACGGTGGAATTGCAGAAGGATGCGACGTTAATCcaagttttgtttttggttttagaGGAGAGGGAGGTGTTCCTATTGTTGGAATTGTTGCCGAGTTAGTTTCAGCGTCAATGTGTTCAGTTACAGTTGTACTCTCAGGAGATGCCGACGGAGTTACTTCAACTCTCGGAATTGTCGAttctttttccgtttttgatAGATCCCCAATATTAGATGAAATCGTCGgttgatttatttttgtttcaggaacTTTTGGAGCAAAACTTGAAACTGTAGTCGGTTTGATTTCAGTTTGTTTTGTTATTAAAGTGGGGAAAGCCGTAGACTTTGAGAACTTCGAAGACGACGATTGGGATGTGTACATTGCCATGATCCAATCAGGGATTGTAGCTGGTTTCCCAGATGATATAATTGAAGTGATTAAAGATTGACGGCTATTCTCTGATGTTGGCAAAACGGGTGAACTAGTTACTGCAGTTGTCGGGACAGTTAAGTCAACATCATAGTCTTCCATTGATGGATCCATAGGAGTACTACTATCAGTAGTGGTAGGAATTTGGAGACCGGAACCAAAAGAACCAGATGAACCAGATGATGAATCCACAAATTCTGATGGTGGAATAGCATTCATGAATCCACTTTCggattttggaagttttgcaGATGCCGAAAGAGAACTCGCAGGAGGAGAAGCGGTACTTAATGTTTCATGTGGTCTTGGGAACAATGCGTAGGGTGGTACTATACCCTGTGGTCCGGGCGTCGGACGAGACTTTGcagtcaaaatttgtgaagtgGGAGCGCTTGGCTGGGATGATGTTATCTCTTCCATTGTAGAAACTGATGAGACTATCGGAGAAGAAGACTCTTCAGATATCTCCACAACATTTGAGGATGCCTGAGTTGGTTCTTGTGTTTGAAGGTCTGAGCCAGAAGAACTAACAGAAGAAGACGACGGAGTTGTTTTCATTGATTCTATTTTTGATGATGATACTTTTACGGGTgccgaagaagaagaagaagtcggCAAAGAAGAACCGGTGCTTAGAGAATTAGATGATTGATGTGTTCTTGGGAATAATGCGTAAGGTGGTACAGCACCAGGGGGTCCAGGAGTTGGTTGAGATTGAGAAATGGATGCAGTTGTCCCGGATGGTGTTACCTCTTCCATAGTGGAAACTGCTGGGGCAGCAGGAGATGAATTTTCGAATGCATCAACAACAACATTCGGAGTAGTAGTAGCAGCTGAGATAGACGGCGGAGTTGCTTTAAATTCATTCTTGGAGTGAGATAGTTTTTCTGGCAATGAAGGTGCAGACGCAGAATGAACATCAGTACTTGCGAAGGTCGacgatttttgtgtttttggaAACGATGTGTAAGGTAGAGCAGCACCAGTTCCGCCAGGAATCGAAACTGGTTTTCCGATTGGTTCTTCAACCGATATAACCTCGCCAGAGTTTTCCATAGCTCCAGTTTGTGGAGATTTCgtatttaaatgtatttttgaaccAGTTGATACTGGAAGCCGGTTCGAATTAGAAATCTTTGACGAAACCGGGTGATTTTTAGAGGAGTTCGCTGTTGATCGTGTCGGTTCCATCGATGGAATTGATGACGGTGTACCGAAAATAGGTACTGTACTCTCGATTGGAATTGATTGACTTGGAGGAGAAGGAGagttatttgaaacatttggtACTGAAGGTGCACTAGTAGATTGCCGGCTTGCAGGAAGATTGGAAATAATAGGCAATTCCGAAGGAGTAAGCAAAGTTTTTGATGGTCGAGATGATGGTAATGCAACATTGGGTGGTGATCTTGTTGTACGGAGTTCTTGTTGAATACCATCGGAATCCACAGATAGTGTAGGAAATGTTGGTGGTATGGTAGTTGGCTTCTTATCTGGGGAACTTGTGGGAGCTGTCGCATACGGTGGAATAATTGAAGGAGAGCTTCCTCTAGTTGGGTGCCGTGTACTTCCAGTTATACTTTCTTGTCGTGGTGGAGGAATTGGTCCTTTTGAACCAGGAAgcttttcttgtttctttcCATCATGACCAAAATGCGAAGATGCAGGTGTTATACTGGTTTCACTTAAGTTGCTAAACTCAGATGGTTGATTATGTGCATTTCCATCCATTTCATTATTAGACAAGTTATCAGATGGATTAACAGACGATGGCATACGGCCAGTGATGGTGCTTTTTGGAACTGAAGATGGCAAGTTAGAAGCAAagcaacaaaatattttttaaaaaatctgcaaaaatatcaaagcAATGCGGGTTTAGTTTTCATACCTGTGGTGggtgtttttgttttggaaatattttcaatagaatTCTCTTCCGAAATTGAACTAATCTCAGGACGACGTTCCGATGGATTGACTTCTTCTTGATCTACTTCTCCACCTTTATCTTCTCCTGCGCCGCTATTATATGGAGATTTTGGTGGTGGAAGTGCAATCATAACTGGAACATCAGGACCAGGCGGAGGGCCTTCTGGTATAGCATTAGGCGATGAAGGAGAAGGTGGTGCAGTTTGGATAGGTCCAGACGATGAAGGTTGTGATGGTGATGGTTCTGGATTTACTGCAGGGATTGATGGTTCTGGTTGTGCTGGAGATTCTCCAGATGGCATCGATGGCTTCGCAGGTTCGGATGGAGTTGGACCGTAAACAGGTGAAGATGGAGAAGGTTGTGGTGCGGGTGCTGGTGCCATTTCATGCGATGTTTCAGGAACCTGATTATCTGTTTGGTCAGGcgttttttcaacatttccagGCGCCACCTCTATCATTTCTGGAACTCTGGGAGCCGCAGGAGAAGAGCCATACGATGTCTTCACAGCATTTGGAGATGGCTGAGCTGGCCCTTCTGGGATTTTGGGGGCAGAAGGTGTCGGTTGAGCTGGTTGAGTCTGCTTTGGTTGTGATGGTTGTGATGAAGTTGGAATGACAGAAGGTGCTGGTGCTACAGGAGGAACTGCAGGTCGTGATGGTTCAGGTGCTGGTCCATATGTCGCCGGTGACTTAGCAGGAGCTGACAGTGTGATCGTAACCGGTACATTAGAAGCAGGAGATGGAGAAGGAACAGAAACAGAAGCAGGCAAAGCAACTCGAGGAATAGTAACAGATACAGAAGACGGAGAAGCTGGAGAAGGTGCAGACGGTGTTTCCGTCTCGTGAATTTGAACGAAAGTGGATTCACTTGGATCACCTGGAGCCACAGGTAATGTTCTTGGAGGTTGATATGGCCCAGCAACAGATGGAAGTGGCTCAATTGGTGGAAGATTTTCTTCTTTCGGTGGTACTGCAACAGTTCCTGGTGCACATGGAAGACAACTGAGTTTTGTATTTCGCGATTCTGCAGCAGCGTTATCAACGGTCAATGGATTTGCATACGAAGTTGATCTTTTTGAGTTGATACCTGAAAGAAATGATTCACGTGCACCACGCCCCACCTTTTGAACCTAGTTCCCGCTGGAAAACTTATCAAAATAATAGATCAATGGAGCAAAAACCCAGACTTCAAAGAAAATGGAACCTCACCCAAATGAACTAATTTGGAACTTACCATTTGGCAAAGTACTTTTTTTGACGGGCTTCGAATCTTCGAAAGCATCATCATCAGGTTcttctgtaaaaataaattgattgaaaaatagcgGAAAAATGAttctgtttttgaatttatcgTATTCAAATGCTAATCTCTACTAAAAACTAATACTAATACTAAATTGATCTCAACAAGAAATAAgtgatttaaaaatacactttACAAAACTTTATATCCGACGAACAAGTACACTTAATTCTCTAATTTTGTGTCACTAtggttatttgaaattattgttaaTGTTATAAGAATAATGAGTATAACGGCAAAACGTGCTGTCGGTTATTTGGTTGATTTATTAAAAGTTTGTAAACTTTGTTATTTACCAAAAACGGATGTTACagtgttttcgaaaaacggcGGAGCAACTGGCGTTTCCGCAGTATACGATGAGACCtcctttttcacaattttatcgTCAATATCCGTTGCATCATTGCCATCTGTCGGATCATCAGAAAGTTCTGGTGTAGTTGGAGGATTCGTACTAACTGTCGTTGTTTCTTCTGTAGTGAATTCTTCCGTTGTTGAAGGTTCCGTTGTTGACGGTTCAGTGGTTGTTTCTTCCGTAGTTGTGGCAGAAGTGGTAGTTTCGGAAGTAGTAGTTGTTATCTCTTCCGTAGTTGTCACTAATACAATTTCAGCTGTTGATGTTGAATCACCATCCGAATGACCAGAATGTCTTCCAGATCTATCCAATGGCGCTTCTCCATCAAAATCTCCACTCAAAGGCGAAAATTCTGTCATTTCTGGTGGCATAAAACCAGGTGGTTTCATTTCAGGTATATGCCTTCTTGATGGTGGTGGAGGATACCTTGAATGCGATCTTGGAGAAGGATTCGGACGTCTGGGAGGTGGAGGAGGTTGAAATTGGGACCGAGAAGGAGATCCGACATTATCATTGATTAGTGTTCTCGGCATTGCGGACAGACCTGGTTAGGAGTTAAAGTTAGACAACATTATTACATGAAGTTTCTAATAATATTAATACCATCATATCCATCTGGGAAGACACCGTCTTGATTTGATTGTACCGATTGCCATGCTTCTAGATTATTGCCTGAAGTTAAAGTTAATTCTGTAACTGACATGCAAAAGAGATAGGCAGAAGAAAACTTCAAGCAATAAATTATGTATCAGTTAATTTAATAACATACCTTCATTTCCACCCTCATAACCGCTCGGCTCAAGACTTCTtatctggaaaacaaaatgataatcaagaaaattttaaaaagttaatcgAAAATTCTACAATAATTTTCGTTTCGTTGTGTTACACTTACATGTTTTACAACTCTTTTAGTACCATCACGGTTTTCGGAAGATGTAAGAAGTTCTTCTGAGTTCACTTTCATTTCAATTGAAGCTTCAGCGACTGGTTCTGAAACTTATTCGTCACAATTGCagtaatatattttaaatagtATAAACTTTTAGAATTAGCCAAACTTATTGTAATTACATAAAACAAAGATCATAGTTTTGGTCGATGTTAGAAATTGTCGaattaataattaatattAATAACCAACTTATTTCCATAAACTTACcatttgaggttttcaaatcGTTAGAGCCCAACCAAATATTAGGAGAAGTTGGAGGCTTTGCTGTAATGACCATAGGAGGATCTCCGAACGACTTCGAGATGAAACGAGCACGGTTAACAGAAGATGCACCCATCACGAATACTAAGTTAATTGTGTTAGAGTATTATTCAACCAAAAAGATGATAAgatattaaaatatattagaaCCTTGTGTTTtccaattgaacattttcaattaaactcacctaaatccgaaaaatctCTTCTTCCAACTTTTCTATCAGGAGGTGGCGAGTCATTCAACCATGCTGATCGTTTAGGTTTCCACACTCCGTGCGCCTGAAAAATAATGCTATGAAGAAGAATAAATATTAGGGAAAATTTACTGTGTTTGAAGAATACTCTGCCGGAGCCActcgaaatctgaaaatgtgaaagttAATTCAATAGAGGTATGGTTTTATTGCTGGCAAATGGTctataactttttgaacagactctttaaacaaatatttaatttgtgAGATGCTGTGAAAGTCATTTATGTTGTGAaagtcattttaaaatttacctaCATAGGATTTACTTTTGATACTTGTGTGTTATAGAAAATTAGACTCTCCGAAtatagatttttctatttcttaaTTATTCAAGAAGGATTTAAATGATAATGTAAGCTAATCTTATTTAAGCAATTTTGAAAGACTATGGTTTTTCTGCAGctttcacgaaaaatttgcATGCGACCTACAGCTTATCAGAACTTGAAAAGTGGcaaccatttcaaaaaactgttatCTCAATGTTCCatttatctttaaaatgaTATGTTTTACTATtagtaattttgaattaatcaCTTTCATTTTTGGTAAAGCTGTATCTATATCActacttttgaaattctctCAATATCCTAATTCCCAGCTCTACTAAATCCGTCTCATCGCCGCTTTTTACTATCGTTTTCATCTAGAATCTACTAATTATTAGGagaaatctcttttttttggaaatcgattTTACTAATTCATACTTAGACCGTTTATTTCAAACTGCTATCCATAGTTTTTTCGAGATACAACACATGTTTCATTCCATTTAAAGGCGACTTTGTCCGTTTTGCGGACGGCTTTCAGTAGTAAAAAGGTCATTATTAGTATTCAATTCGTGATTGTTTATGGCGCGACGCCGACGTGCTTCTCTTTTCTATGATTGGTGGGAATATGGCAGAAGAGACATTGACTTAAAAGCGTGTTtctgtatttttgtttttcatatcCAATTCTTCCTGTTCCGTCAAATGAATTAGCACtatataaatttgttttcagtcaAATGTTTCTTAATGTGAgaggaaaaggaaaataagATCAAATGTAGCCGAATAGGAAATTGGCCGGAAGTtattccttcaaaatttttcaaaaagtttgaccACTGAGCGGATCGAACGCCCAACCTTTCGATCTGGAGTCGAACGCGCTACCATTGCGCCAAGCAGTCACGTTTTTTCTCTGAGTTTATTAGCTCTTACATCACTCTCTAACAGGCGGGAAAATCAAGATAAGAGTTTGCGGTCACTTTGATAGTGAGAAAGGATGGGAGAGAAATGGTCAGCGGTCTTACTAGGGAATGGTGTTACCCCTGCAATCGCTAGGAGGACAAAACaaagtgaaaatggaagatcagatctatggctacaagaatcagtttttggaatctgCTTAACTCGGTcccaaagctgaaattttcggtcTTAAAAAGTAGtcctttttttgctcaaaatgccgTTTTTCGTGTGTAGAAGTGGCTACATAAAAGTTTGGCACTGCAGCCGCCGTTCGAATGGCCGATTGGTGAACTCTTGTGCTCATTAATCTAAAGGTCACGGGTTCGTTCCCCActaggtattaatttttttttgaatttttcctctagcatgaaatatgcacaaaaacacggtttcttccgttttttggtaacttcggaataaattttttggttcctgggaatcataaaagtaatttggaaactttttggaagttttctttttttgataaattttcacttttctcccacctgtatgcacatttttttcttcaaaaataatttttcaaaattttttcaaaaagtgtttggtTTGAAAGAGCAGCATTAGTTTGGatatttctacgattttggaggatcaaatgtcatttttagGAGAAAACCACTGTTGTTTTCTCTAGACTTTTTCACGAAAAGGACCTACTTTCAAAGACTTCCAGCTCCGTTGAcgagtaaaataaaaaaaagttgtcaactgcaaagttattttaaaagtaccAATAAACAAATTGTCAGTTGAAGTTACTCTGCTAAATTTTATGGGTAGAGAGATATGGACATTAGTAATTAAGTAAGTTAAAGCTTCACTTCGATTAGCTATATCTCTCTACCCATAAAATTTAGCAGAGTAACTTCAACTGACAATTTGTTTATTggtacttttaaaataactttgcagttgacaacttttttttattttactcgTCAACGGAGCTGGAAGTCTTTGAAACTAGGTCCTTTTCGTGAAAAAGTCTAGAGAAAACAACAGTGGTTTTCTCctaaaaaatgacatttgatcctccaaaatcgtagaaatatCCAAACTAATGCTGCTCTTTCAAaccaaacactttttgaaaaaattttgaaaaattatttttgaagaaaaaaatgtgcatacaTCAGGtgggagaaaagtgaaaatttatcaaaaaaagaaaacttccaaaaagtttccaaattacttttatgattcccaggaaccaaaaaatttattccgaagttaccaaaaaacggaagaacccgtgtttttgtgcatatttcatgctagaggaaaaattcaaaaaaaaattaatacctagTGGGGAACGAACCCGTGACCTTTAGATTAATGAGCACAAGAGTTCACCAATCGGCCATTCGAACGGCGGCTGCAGTGCCAAACTTTTATGTAGCCACTTCTACACACGAAAAAcggcattttgagcaaaaaaaggaCTACTTTTTAAgaccgaaaatttcagctttgggACCGAGTTAAGcagattccaaaaactgatctgatcttccattttcactttGTTTTGTCCTCCTAGCGATTGCAGGGGTAACACCATTCCCTAGTTAGTTACCTAGAGTatcttactttttttttttgagattttgattaatttcacAAAGTTATACTACAATATTTCCCAATCCATGGAACAAATAACATAACTGCTAATCGGAGAAGAGACAAAGTGAGAGTTGTTTTGGCTAATTACCAGTtttcgaagaagaagaaaccgCTATATCCGATCAGAAGTCGTCATTGCTATCGTATTCGGATCGGCGCCAAAATATTCGCGCGCTCATGCCATGTCAAGTGAAGTCATTTAGTGGTTCACATAAAACTATTTGTTTCTTGTTTCTCACACAAATTGGACGACACGCGTGCCATATTTAACGGTCAACTGCAGGATTTAATTATGAGGGCTTTTGTAGAAAGTGTTAGAAAAGTGCAGTGAGAAGAAAATGTGTTgcgttttccaaaattttcctaaaGATGTTGTAACGCAGTGAATACTAAATTGTTGCCGGAAATGGTTCAAGCAGAGAtaccaaaaaaatcttaaattatAGTTGAGCTTGACATAAAATCTCTTGAAATTACACGCCGAAAAGCTAGAAATTCTCAGAGTTAAAAACCATTGGCCTGCCTAAACATTAGGATTAATTCCTGTTAAATTAGGTCgaaaaattatgtgaaatAAATATACGTTTCAACAGATCTCTTGAAAATAAAGCAAAACTAAATTGAGACCGGAAACAAAATGAAGATTTGTGATTCTAGGGATCCAAATTAAATCTTTTGTAGAGTGAAATACTCAGGTGTTGGAAAGACGAGAAAAACGATGGAAATGCATAAAATTAGAGATGAAATGATTGAATGAAGTCGGCATAATAAAAAAGTAAGTAGATAGTTATTGCGTAAGAAAGGAAACGTACTCGGAATTATGTTGCTGCTGTTGAAAGTACTGACGGGCCGCCGTGACACTGGCGATCGTCAGTGTTAGAAGCACGAGACGACGCATTTTGAATTCAGATGCTCATAAACTATGACACCTTCTTCTTACTTTGAATTAGCCTTATATGATGACTTGTGATTCTTCGAGGGGGGCAAATCTAGGAGGTGACGCTTCAAAAGAGGGGGGAGGCGATAGACAATGACCGTTGGAGGAGTGAGGGCGTGGACTGTCTCTACTGCTGTTCatgtagaagaagaagaaacagaGGAAGATGAAAGccaaggaagaagaagaagaagctgaggATGCTACTAGTTTGCTGATCTGATGCGCCGATATTGTAATGAACGGGGGATATAGAGAAATACAGAAAGATTGAAAAGAGTAAGCCTTTTTTGGAAGCGAGGAACGATGAATggttttttaagtgaaaaacttttgacaggaaaaagaagaaaagaaagataAATGTTTATGGAACAACAACATGgtaatcaaaaaatctaattctTCAGCTTTCTTGGCGAAATCTAATTGACAAGGTGCAGACATTGGTGAAacaaatgccaaaaattcatatgaataattaaaaaaaaacaactattaTTTCAATCAAACGTTCGGTGAAATAATCAGaggttttgaaaactaaatataaataaattcttCTAGAGGAAATATAAATTCTGTGCCTGATTCTGAATAGTCTTTACAAACTTTGGTTATTTACttcttttatcatttttttatgaatgtaaaaaattatttgccaattttttccaaattgtgaAATCACTTTCACATTTCTCAGCCCCACCCTCAAGGGACTCCgtggtaggcaggcgtaggcaGGCGGTTTCAGAGTGTGTCGCGTGCCTGAAAACTCTCGGCCTAGTGACAGGCTCTTGCCTATTTTCAGCGTTTTGATTTACACATTCCTTATTTTCTCATACCAGTCAATCttatgaaaatcaaatcaagaaatttttaaaaaaagttagcaCGTTTTAGCAGATGGCGAGAGGGCAGCGGAGGTCGCCTCACGGTCAGGCAGGCAGACGTTTCAGCGACTACATGGATGCCCTAGAATTCTGTAATACTAGTGCACACTTTTCAGAAGCCCCCTATAATGATAGAACACGTTTTCTGAAACGTAATTTAGCTTTCTTTCGATGACaaagtgtttttgtttttgtatttttaaactttctccCAATAAACCACAAATCTGATACGGATGATCGTTTTCTGAACGTCAGGATGAATACTATCCTGTTAGTGACGCCTTTGTCACTTTCTTATGTGGCATCACTTTGTCCATTTAATGTCACACTGTTTGTCCACATGGAACTACTATACATTGCTTCTTCCAAgcgtgaaaaattgagatccATGTATGAATATATACATCTTCTCTCGggatttgtttcttttttcagaaaatcgaagtAAAAGAAAGTTGTTTGATTCTTTAGCATTCAATTACTTCCCCGGCAACCAAATACAAACAATCATTCTTCCACCTTTCATCCTTCTCATTCTTCCTCCCTTTTTGCCTAATTCTCCTTCCATATTAAATCAGGATTGTGTCATCTGCCAGAGACAGTCATCTACGTTCATAAGAAGGAGGATATTGCCTAATAGAACTTGTAAAGTGTATCAATTGCTGTCAACTGGTTTCTTCATATTATCAATGGTTTATTAGTGTTTCGTATTAAGCTGATGGTCAGCTTCTTCGAGTTACTTTGTTCCTTCGATCAATCAGTGAATCGGATTGATGGATAGACAAGTTGATCAACCATGATGAAAACATTATATTTCACTTTCatgcaaaacttttaaattgattttttgaaaattattgaagttttttcaaaaccaaaaaatttttggagtcgGTTAAAATTACCCttcttgaaacagtttttaaatttagtcccgcattttgaaaatcaagtaGAATTTATCGTTTTTCTATTACTATTCAGAATAATTATCCTAACATAGTGAAATGTGAgatctcaaaaagtttcaattccacatttagtaattttttcttgaaattagggaaaaatagaaagaacatgttttttgaattaacgATACAGTGGAATTGAAACATCATATATTTTTCGAGTCTAAAAACTAttcttgaaacagtttttttctattgaacGGTATTTGACTTCCGTCCAAAATTGACAACAATAATTTgctgtgaaattttttgatcagaAGCGTTTTGCTGTGAcctataattatttttacagcAATTTTTTCCCCCAAAGATTGATTTTATCTCTAAATGTGACATTAAGTTTTacaactgaaaatcaaaaccGGGACCACTTTCCACAGATATGAGATTTTCCTCTCAGAACAGCAAATCTTCGATGCATTTTGTGTTTGTTGGTTGGGTCAACGATAAGATCCCATATAACAGTCCGATGAAAGTGTATTTCATTCACCACACTACTTTCACTGCTACTccttttttaccaaaaacaattttatttgtaaaGCAAGATAAGTAATTAAAAACCCGATTTTCAGCGAAACAGTTGCATTTCTTGCCTAACGGTATCGTGTTCAAACATCATAAGTTTCTCGGAACCGGTGAATGTCGTAGATTTCCTTTGTGGAGAGAGAAGCTCGAGCCATTATTAGGGATTGAAGGCCGTAATTTCTGATCTGAAAGATAAATGAATCATTACTAACCAGTAAATAATGTGTGTGTGGTTTAGCAAACAAAACGTGTTTCAATGTTAGCAAAAATATCTATTAATTCTAATAAGTGAATCTGTTACTATTTACCACTCGGTCTAtaacttcaaattaaaaacagaTGATTAGCTTTTGTTTCTGAACtaacaaataataaaaaccatATTAAGCAACAAAGAGCACACATTAGTGCTAGTGGAAGTGATAAGGGAATCACAAGCGTTTAGATCAACCATCTATTCAAACCTTTTTTCAGCCAAGTCTTTCAGTAGACTTTGTCCATAGTTGTGTCATTTCATGCTGAATTGAGAAAACTCcaattatcattattttcacaattaaacCAGCATTGTTGTacataactttaaatttaaaaaaagcataCCTCAAGTTTTGGAGTTGGCTCATTCTTGGGCCAAAGTCTTTCCGATTCCAACTGATTATCATGAAGTTTCTTTCTTTGATGAGTATCGCAAAGAACTCCTGGACAACATGTGCAACATCTCGTTA includes:
- the daf-42 gene encoding Mucin-5AC (Confirmed by transcript evidence), with product MRRLVLLTLTIASVTAARQYFQQQQHNSEFRVAPAEYSSNTAHGVWKPKRSAWLNDSPPPDRKVGRRDFSDLEPVAEASIEMKVNSEELLTSSENRDGTKRVVKHIRSLEPSGYEGGNEGNNLEAWQSVQSNQDGVFPDGYDGLSAMPRTLINDNVGSPSRSQFQPPPPPRRPNPSPRSHSRYPPPPSRRHIPEMKPPGFMPPEMTEFSPLSGDFDGEAPLDRSGRHSGHSDGDSTSTAEIVLVTTTEEITTTTSETTTSATTTEETTTEPSTTEPSTTEEFTTEETTTVSTNPPTTPELSDDPTDGNDATDIDDKIVKKEVSSYTAETPVAPPFFENTVTSVFEEPDDDAFEDSKPVKKSTLPNGINSKRSTSYANPLTVDNAAAESRNTKLSCLPCAPGTVAVPPKEENLPPIEPLPSVAGPYQPPRTLPVAPGDPSESTFVQIHETETPSAPSPASPSSVSVTIPRVALPASVSVPSPSPASNVPVTITLSAPAKSPATYGPAPEPSRPAVPPVAPAPSVIPTSSQPSQPKQTQPAQPTPSAPKIPEGPAQPSPNAVKTSYGSSPAAPRVPEMIEVAPGNVEKTPDQTDNQVPETSHEMAPAPAPQPSPSSPVYGPTPSEPAKPSMPSGESPAQPEPSIPAVNPEPSPSQPSSSGPIQTAPPSPSSPNAIPEGPPPGPDVPVMIALPPPKSPYNSGAGEDKGGEVDQEEVNPSERRPEISSISEENSIENISKTKTPTTVEQSKSVTQAPIPPASSPSAPSIPSIPSTLPVAPSSSSVPSSPSAPSESTSTVSETPAPVNVNPASNEHEAEEGPYEPLSPPQPAEPNHVEATPAPAPVTQPAVQPAPGPVEHRYEIPAPGPAPGPALEPAPAPTSAPQIVEPLPPVQPLPQPQPTEPEEPLPIATPAPQPTEHTYGAQGPNIVPVVTAAPYVPQETQAPIAPSNPEPVQPNPSQTVSIPEPTGNIEEAEHVDAKPSYPGQSSYNNLEEDHEEGHIAELPALEPVSVPTAAPSLPGESNYSNLEEDHDDKHHLVEGPSVPSTPTQTSSGSSYSILEEDNQETNNSGGPSYSSFDKEQVPQVVVPTKPAGGYRDGGMVENTAPQPTTYQRPHPIKVQVRPATKPYRPRPSPAPRIQPRPYNPQPVVVQRPQFRPQPQPRPQPQPQPQPQPQPQPQQPYIQRPALTLPFQQPQYPPPIPFQPRPAPFIPFQPMVQRPSPAGCCGGQLFSQQGGLCMPISFNPCQQQQQQNNCGGGCGGGCSGGGNSCGGGCNSGGSCGGGGGGCSSSCCQPQTSACCNQMVSTCCQPQQMACCNQQNQSCCPQQAQQSCCCPTQQPICRHKRSLGYAMGICQRRRA
- the daf-42 gene encoding Mucin-5AC (Partially confirmed by transcript evidence); amino-acid sequence: MRRLVLLTLTIASVTAARQYFQQQQHNSEFRVAPAEYSSNTAHGVWKPKRSAWLNDSPPPDRKVGRRDFSDLEPVAEASIEMKVNSEELLTSSENRDGTKRVVKHIRSLEPSGYEGGNEGNNLEAWQSVQSNQDGVFPDGYDGLSAMPRTLINDNVGSPSRSQFQPPPPPRRPNPSPRSHSRYPPPPSRRHIPEMKPPGFMPPEMTEFSPLSGDFDGEAPLDRSGRHSGHSDGDSTSTAEIVLVTTTEEITTTTSETTTSATTTEETTTEPSTTEPSTTEEFTTEETTTVSTNPPTTPELSDDPTDGNDATDIDDKIVKKEVSSYTAETPVAPPFFENTVTSVFEEPDDDAFEDSKPVKKSTLPNGINSKRSTSYANPLTVDNAAAESRNTKLSCLPCAPGTVAVPPKEENLPPIEPLPSVAGPYQPPRTLPVAPGDPSESTFVQIHETETPSAPSPASPSSVSVTIPRVALPASVSVPSPSPASNVPVTITLSAPAKSPATYGPAPEPSRPAVPPVAPAPSVIPTSSQPSQPKQTQPAQPTPSAPKIPEGPAQPSPNAVKTSYGSSPAAPRVPEMIEVAPGNVEKTPDQTDNQVPETSHEMAPAPAPQPSPSSPVYGPTPSEPAKPSMPSGESPAQPEPSIPAVNPEPSPSQPSSSGPIQTAPPSPSSPNAIPEGPPPGPDVPVMIALPPPKSPYNSGAGEDKGGEVDQEEVNPSERRPEISSISEENSIENISKTKTPTTVEQSKSVTQAPIPPASSPSAPSIPSIPSTLPVAPSSSSVPSSPSAPSESTSTVSETPAPVNVNPASNEHEAEEGPYEPLSPPQPAEPNHVEEYQNTVDTIIEKSATPAPAPVTQPAVQPAPGPVEHRYEIPAPGPAPGPALEPAPAPTSAPQIVEPLPPVQPLPQPQPTEPEEPLPIATPAPQPTEHTYGAQGPNIVPVVTAAPYVPQETQAPIAPSNPEPVQPNPSQTVSIPEPTGNIEEAEHVDAKPSYPGQSSYNNLEEDHEEGHIAELPALEPVSVPTAAPSLPGESNYSNLEEDHDDKHHLVEGPSVPSTPTQTSSGSSYSILEEDNQETNNSGGPSYSSFDKEQVPQVVVPTKPAGGYRDGGMVENTAPQPTTYQRPHPIKVQVRPATKPYRPRPSPAPRIQPRPYNPQPVVVQRPQFRPQPQPRPQPQPQPQPQPQPQPQQPYIQRPALTLPFQQPQYPPPIPFQPRPAPFIPFQPMVQRPSPAGCCGGQLFSQQGGLCMPISFNPCQQQQQQNNCGGGCGGGCSGGGNSCGGGCNSGGSCGGGGGGCSSSCCQPQTSACCNQMVSTCCQPQQMACCNQQNQSCCPQQAQQSCCCPTQQPICRHKRSLGYAMGICQRRRA